In the Cygnus atratus isolate AKBS03 ecotype Queensland, Australia chromosome 10, CAtr_DNAZoo_HiC_assembly, whole genome shotgun sequence genome, AGCACATAATAACCTGATACATTTAACTTCttgaaaaacttctgaaattctgtgtttGTTGTTAGACTTCTGTGTAATCTGTAACTTCTCACAGTCTTGAGTAGAATATTAGAtataaacaaaatcagaaaataaaatgagatgacAAGTTCATCTAAAGCTATCTGCTCGAGTGCTCTTACAGATGAgggctataaaaaaaaagtttatttaatgtCTCTGAACTTCTTGAGTTCCGTTTCCTGTCACTGTTCTTATTGACTGTCATCAGTCATTGTTCCCTGGCCGTCATTGCTCTTGTCCAAGGATGTACTTATTGTTTGTGGATCTATGCGGTCTTCTGTGTAGTCcaacatatatacacacacaggcTCCATTCAAATATTGTGCCATCTGATAAATTTCCAAAGTGCAATTCACTTTACAATCAGCAAGTAGTTGACATTGATGACACTACTCAAGCAGAAAGTAGtccagtttttctttatttaacgtctaatttttaaataaaagaacagttCTAGAATGCCTAAATATAAAATGTGCATTATCATTCAGATCGGAAATAACCTACTATATATACTTCTATATATACCTTCTTTTGTGGATACTGTTTCCTTCCtagagcttttctttcttcacttaaCGAGCCAATTCTGTATCGGTTAGGAATATTTCCATATTCCTCCCTTTTCTTGGATTATTGATTTGGATCTGTTTGGTCCATCTTGCTACACTTTAGAGAGTAATGATAATCAGAGAAGTTATTGAAAAGAGCAGGACACAGTCTcctaaaagagaagaaaatttgaacTACTGCTGTTGTAGGATAACATATAGCATAACCATTCAGAAAAACTACCATTGCTGACTGTCAGAGAAATAGATGGGGGAGATTATGCTAGAGGCCTTCATTTTCATAATTCTAAGAGAATGAGGGAATAAAACAAGCAACTCTGCATTCCAAGTAAAAAGGATTCCTGCTCATTAACACATATATATGCTGATGGATAATTAAGTAATTTGGGAGACAGACCATACATATGTGAAGCATTTTTGGTATTTTATGACCCCTTTCTCTGACCTATGTAATTACTGTCCTGCTGTCTAGCAGAGCAATTATGTGAACATCTCCATTATGAAGTCTGTTTCAATTCTAAATgacctttccttttatttgctaCATTGGGattaaagaaaaaggttgtTAAATTCCATTATTACCTCTAACGttattaaggggaaaaaatctgtaaaCTTTATTAAGCGATCAATTTTTAAGCCACCTACAATGTAGTATAGAAAACAGAGACGACTTATATTTGGCAAGAACAATTCATGTCAAACcaatctcattttcttctctgacagGGAAAATGGCTGAATGGATAACTAGGAGTAGTAGATGTGACATTTTTATTGTAGTAACATTTGTATATGTGACATTcctataaataatatttataaatcatAAAACTGTATTCGAATACACAGCTGGCGTCACCTTGAGGAGGAACAAAATTTACCGGGAAAAAAATTAGGGAATACCTGTTAATGATTTGCTCTCTGATTAAGAGGATATATCAAGTGGAGGTAACTAGTCTGTCCTGGGCCCTAGTCAGTATCTTCATTTATGCGTTCAACTTGCAGGTGTGCAACTGACATCAGACTGAGAGGGAATGACAGTGTTTTGGAGGTTAGTCTCAGTGTCATCTTGAGAAACTGGGAAAGCAGTGCAAAATTGAAAGAGCTGAGCTTCAGTGATAACAAATGAAAAGTCCTACACCTAGGAAGATGGAATCAAGTGTACCAGTACAAAATGAGAGTAACTCTGAACAGCACTGCATAAGTAATGGGGCCCACCTAACTCTGTAAACTTTTCTGTGTACTGGCCTTCTGAATTACACATTTTTGACGTAGTACTAAATGATAAAGAATACAATTtcttatgactttttttcctctgaaatgaaTTTAACTGATGCTTTTCAGTAAGgaattttctcaaaatttaCCTTTAAATTGTCTCAACTGACTCATTAAATTGgtaggcatttaaaaataaaaactaataaaaatttCTAGTGGTGGAGGAAATAGTGGACTAAAACCTGAGGCATGCATGGAGTGTTGTAAGAATACATTGTGCAACTTAAGGCAAGAAAAGTCTTCGGTCTACTAGGTTGGCTTAGGAACCTTGTAACACAATAGGaacattttaaacactgatACAGACAactgtacaaataaaaagttTGTCACATAGACTTCAGTTAGCAAATTTTTACCAAACAGATTCATAGTAAGTTTTTGCATTAAATTTACAGGAATATGAATCTGTAGGCAGAAAAGGCAATTGTTTAtaacaattcagaaaaacatttaaacacttGGTGGTACTTAAACACTTTCTTGAACAGATGCAAACTTTTCAATATTGAAGTTGTTTCCTGAATTAGGCATTATAATTTAGGGTTGATGAGGCTCCAGGCCTCACTGATAGTGAATTGGTGTAAGATCCCACTCTGGAAGTGGGATTTAGATGCTTATTGatctttgaaaatctgaacCTGAAGgaggaattattttattctttactttAGAAATATGAAAGTATAAAGAGGAGTAGCACATAAAACTCATAGACAAGTCTCAAAGTCTCATTTTCCTGCACATGATCCCCTCTGAAAGAAATTAGGTTTTGCCTGGAGTAAAATAGTGGCCACACCAAGCCAGTTAAGGTGAATTCTCAGGAGAAAAATCTGCAACCTTACATGCTTTTTGCAGTACTCAAATCCCCAtgcatttctctctgctgataCCTTGCACCATTAATTCTTGCCAAACCTAGGTATCCTGCTCTTATGCTTACAAACTTTTTGTGGCACATGGAAATGGAGAAACTGCTCACTGGAGTAGTAACTTGAATAAAATTACAAGAAATCCATTTGTCCATTGACAGTCTGAGAAACCTGCAGGATGTAGCAGCTGTTTCTCCATCTGTTTTGGCCAACTCATTGTCTTTCCCTCAGCATGTGCTTCCTTGCACCTCACCTGAACTTATGCTTATGGGTTTTGGACTTCTGCACAACAGGAGAACGTGATTCTCTATGAGCAGAAGTATTCTGCCATTTGTAGCACACCTGTGAGCAAGTACAGTGAGTGGGACAAGCTTTGATGCCAATGGCTGCACAGGGTAGAGAGAGCCAAGCTAGTGGTAAGCTCTTCCATCGCAGTAACTCAGAGCTTTGCATTGCTTCATTTACCCGGTTCTCTGCTTGTATGGGCGTCTCTGCACTGCTCTGTGGAATTAGAGAATTCCACGTACTGTGGAATACAATCACAGGCATGCAAGTCACAATCATCATTGGGTGGCCCTGTCGTTAAGCTGTTTAAGGTAAGAGCCATATTACATGGGCAGGGAGACATGAATGCTTTATGGCTAACATGGAATCAAGAACCATTAAAGAGTCTtgcatgtggaagaaaaaaaaaaagccaaacccatataatttccattttttaactCCCTCTATTTGTTTTGGTGTAATTTGTAAAAGTTCCTGCTCTGCAAGGCCCAGTTAGCACTTCTTGTTGTCTtcaattagtttattttttaccaGTTCAAAGGTGATTTTTAATGCTTCATCATCCTTTGGAAAAGCAATTCTGCAGGACAAGAGCTCATCTTAAGCCTTTTCTGCTCATGCCAAGGAGAACTTGATAGACTAGACAAATAGCGCAATCTATCTCAGAAGCATGGGTAGTAGTATCATTCATCTAGATATCCCTGTAAATGACAGTTAGTCATCCGGGACATTACGTGACTTGATGGTGTTTTTAAAATCCTATagactttgaaataaatgcttttatctTCTGCAACCACACAGATATTAACATACACAATGCTTATAGAAAGACACCGgataaaatgattatttttagaatttccTCACTTCATAAAACAGTACAATAGCCATGATGCTACAAATAACTCACTACGAATTCTTCTTATAAGCAAACAGAGGAAGTATCAGTTTAGGAAGAGACAAGGAGTTCAGAATAGACAATGTATTAAAACACTACTTTTAgtacagttgaaaaaaatataaatattagcTTTACTTTGGGtcagtaaaaatataaacaacattTCATTCCATAGGTCAATTTGAAACTTGGGCAGAATTGTCTACCTAGCACTTAATAACCATCAATGAGTCCAAGTTTTGTCTGAGATAAATAGCAACAAAACCAGTGTATCATTAAATTTGTGGCCAACTTTCTTAGTcttggaaacatttatttatgcttGCACAAAAGTGGTTTCTAGTTAGATGATATAGTTTTTGCTAGAGACTTCCACTATATTATTGCATGGTTTAATGAAAGTGTTTTAACTTTTCCTCTGGAATATTCCATATTCTAATGAGTAAACAAGTGATAAAGTCACAGCAGAGTTTACACCAGCTGAGCAGAAGCTGGCCTTGTGCATTTTTCTCCAATTCATATGACAAGTTGAACAGCTTCAATAAGAAACGGAGCATCAGCCACCTGGTAGCAGCTGTTTCTGTATGTGTGACTTAACTAATGGGAAAAGACTGAATTTATCATGGTTAGTTAAagtgaaaaagtgttttggaaaCAGATTCTGAAGGATCATTAGCAATTTCTGTTGAGATTTTCTTGACGTATTACTATGTTGAGTCCTGTTACCTGTGTTTGAGGAGTGACTTCAGCTCTGTTCTCCCTTATTTTAGCCTACCTTCTACTGAACGTGCAGGTTCCAATTGGGATCCCTATCAACACGACTGATAAGCAGCTCCTAATTTTCCTCTACCTGTACTTTAGAAGATTTATTTGGGAACATTCATTAAGCTACAACCAGTGATTTTCAAGCTAAAATGTGGTGACATACCGTGATTTGATAGCCGTTATTTGGTGGACTCAAACTTACCTATAGTGCTGCAGTTCCGATTCTAGCTGCTGAATGTATATTTGCAAGTGTGGCACTTCGTTAGCCTTCACTTCTAGCTCCTTCACTTTGCCCAGACTGTTAAGGACTGCATGTCTGGCCTCTTCAACcttcttcctcatttctgcTTGTTCCCTCTTCAGGTTACGGTTGCAGTCTTCCAGATTGACTAATGCTTCCTGAGAGCTCTTCAGCTCTCGTTCCAGTTCTTGGTTGAACCTAATTGCTTCTTCAATTTGCCCATCCCTGGAGCTCCGGATGAGTTCCACTTCTTTCAGGACACTTTGAAGGTACTTGGTCTGGGAGTTGTCCTGTGTTAACTGTCTCTTACTCTCTATAAAACAGGTCCCCTCTTCTTTATGGTTAGCGTGGCTTTTCCGCAGTCCTACCTATATTGAACGGGAGCATAAAGCAGGGacaaattaatgtattttaaaacaaatgacattttaatcaAGATTGAATGGCCggattgttttgttgttgttgttatggtTATTAATTACATATAGTCGAACAGAAATTGCTGTTACCTTTACAAAATAGAGACAAAGAAACAACctcttgaaaacagtttttaaatatgtatctatgaatttacttttctaaattgttcaaaaggaaaatttgttACTTGCACAAGTTTCTGTATAGCTTTAATGTCATTATCTTAGTCTGTTCTCAAAAGGCAAAtagtattctgaaaaaaaatctgattacatttttcaaagttgTGTTCAGTAGAAGAGGACAGAGCAGCTGGTGGTGTTCTGGAGCCCTGACCTTTGTCCCCTTCTCATTCTTTCTGGGGCCTTTGGCTGGTGACTTCACATTTGCCTCTGACTTCCCAATTGAAATTGGTAAAAGTATCGTTTACCTGCCACGCTGGCTTTgtaaagacagacagacagacagctaACACCAAATGGCAATGACACACGTGGAGCAAATTTCCATGGGTGCTGTGTTATGTTAAATCCAACCTGACTAGAGGCTCCAGAACAACTGGGAAACAGCCTTCGGTGTTTTGCCTGTTCCATGCTATTTCATGCCAGAGTGGTTTAACTGCAGTTAAGTATGTTCTTGTTTCGCCCGAGCCAATACAACAGAAAGAGGCTACAGAAATAAAGGGGCCCTGCTGAGGAGCCAGAGATGGCCTGTCAGCCCGTGACAGACCTGGCTTCTGCCCTGGGCTCTAACAGCTGcactcagaagaaaacacactgcCAGTGTTTCTGAGGTAAAGCCCCGAAGCACTTATGAGTGAGTAACCACCTGTGCTTGTGTGGGTAAGCATCCAcaagtttgttctttctttggagaaaaaccCCAGCAGTGTGTAATTGCTAAGTAACTGCCTGACTGATgtgcagcagaaaaaagcagTGATACACTTAGCAGTGTTACACTGAAGGCTTGTAAGGCTTTTGAAGTTTGAGCAGGATGGTTTTCAGTGCTTCACCACATGCACGGAATGAATATCAATTAAATGCTATTACAATCTGATCAATTAAATCAAGGCATTGAATCAATGCCCTGAATACCTGTACCAAAAGTATCCCCTGTCACAGCAGAGGAAGTACAGCACTTCTGCTTGAAGAGTCCCGGAGAAACGttaaaaaccaccacaaaccaACCTGGCTCACCAGTTAACGCCAAagaggaggagcagcacaggTCTGCCCCGGGCTCCTCGCACCGCTCCCTCTGGGCTCGGGGCGCCGCGGCCGGAGCCCagaggggtttggggggctccgggggcggccccgggcacTCAcctgcagggccaggcagcGGGCGTcgctgctctgcagggctgcccgCATATCCTCCACCAGCTCCCGCAGGTTGCcgttctcctcctccagcttgGCGATGCGGTCCTCGGCCTGCTCCAGCGCCACGATCTCCTCGTAGCACTCCCGCGAGCAGggcgccgccggccgccgctccgcctccccgccgcccccccgccgccccgccgagCCGTGCCCGGCCGCgtcccggcggcggcggcgggggctgcgcAGCCGGATCTGGGTCTCGATGTGCTCGCTCTCCCGGCCCAGCGGCAGGCGCGGcacggcgcggcgcggggcgctGCCCGCCCGGGTGCTGAAGTAGCCGCAGAGCCGGGCGTGGAACTGGCGGAAGGTGAGCTCGGCCGCCAGGCCCTCCCGCAGCGCCAGGCGCTCCTCGGGGTCGGCCGCCGCCTCctcgcccagccccagcacctggcACAGCGTGCGGAAATCCTCGCCGGGGATGCGGCCCTCCCCGGCGCAGTCCAGGTGGTGGAAGATCTCCTGCAGGTACTGGTCCAGGCCGGTGGCCAGCACCACGATCTCGTTCTCCACGCCGCGGTCCAGCCCGTAGTGGTAGGCCAGGGCGCTCACCAGCCACTGCGTCCGCCGGGCCGGCCGCCCGTACGGGTCCCAGCCCTCGGGCGGCTCCAtcgcgcccgcccgcccgcagcccgccgagcaccggccccggccccggccccgctccctgccgctgcccccgccccgggcccgccccggcccgcccccgccAAGTTAATCAAAAGTTAACCGGGTGCAGAGGAGGGAGCTTTCTAAAGCAGGGTGTCTGTCCCGCAGGGTGTCTGTCCCCTTCGGGGTCTTCAGAAACTAGGTGTGAGCGAAAGGGGGGTACCGGGTCTCAAGCAGTTCTGTTCCAGTGCTCGAAAGCCGCCTCTGCTCTCGCTGTCTGCCTGCCCCGCgtgagcagcagctgaggcGGGCAGCGAGCAGCCTCCGGCCGGCACTCGGTGAGCGCAGCCGGGGCAGCACGGGCAGCACCGACAGCTCCGCTGGGACTGACACAGGCTGGAGGTGCCCTGGCTGTGCCCGTGGGGTGGCAGTGCCGGGGTGGCGGCCACAGGCTCCACAAGCAGCCCGGACAAGGCGAGGTGCCGAACCGGGTCCCGGGGCCACCCAAGATGTCCTgtcaagagcagcagcagatgggGCCAGGACTGCGGTGCGGATCCAAGGTGCCGCCAGGGCTCTGGGCACGGACCAGGGACAGGCACACCCACAGCATCATGCAGGGACGGGCAGGGGCCTGGGCTGGGCACGGATGGAGCGAGGGCAGGGGTCCCACCTGAGGAGTTTCAGGGTGGGTGAGGTCTGCTAGTGTTctggggccctgctgctgcttttgcttcccACAGTTGAATGGGAATGCTTGTTGGGGAATGTGTTATAATTTCACGTACTGTGCATCATCTAGAAAAAGCATGATTTACAAGAAAATCTCTTAATACCCCTCTTTCCTAAAAACCAGATTTTTGATCACTTTGCTTGGTAGACTGGCAAtgtgaaaagctgttttgctgaagATCTCCTTCAGGTTTTTATGTTACAAGACCCCATGTTCCCTCAGGGTACTCAGTGTTCCCCAGCATCAGGCTCCTTATTCTCGAATGCTGAGTTTTATCCACCAATTATCTTCTGTATATTTATTATACAAAATAGTAGTGTGTTCATAATTTTGCAGTCGTTAAGAATCTCCTGTCCCTttcatggatttatttatttatttttgattttctttatacATTTAAAGAgtgtttctctcattttcctcGTTTGAATTGACACATTAGCAACTTACAGTTCTGATTGACTTGCAGAGAGGCTGGATGAACTGATAGGGTTTTTTCATGcttaatgtatatatattcatttacaCTATCATAGAAATGTATACCTATAAACTTCAGGTTTTCTCAGACTGATAATGTTGACGTTGAAAGAAATTGATTTAGGGTCTACTGAATGTGCAGTATCagagagaaagacaggaaagaCAAAACATACACGTTCAATGTTTTTAGCAGATGTTATGTAAATCCACATCTGTTATCCATACACAACAAATGCACTGATCCCCAATAACCTAAAGCTAGACAATGCAACAATTTAAACTTGTTTTGGTCTAGCTAGTTTAAATTGTAAAAATACTTACCAGGTGGAAGTAATTGCTTTTAAGACTGACAGAATCTTTACCAGGCTATAAAGATGCCAGCACAAATTTTATGTCAGCACTACCGTTTGCAGTTGGGTTTCTTGGTGGTATCTCTGGCTAGAAGAGAGGTGTTGTTAATGGCACTGGGGAGCATTTGTGTCTCTGATGAATTGCTCATTGCCTGTctgctcctcttctgcttcaCAAGAATGAAGGACCCGAATGCATGATGAATATCTGACTTTCTGTGTTATCATGACAACAGGGATACGAGTATGTCAGAATGATGTCAATTCACCAAAGTTTCATCtctgaaagaaagcagacaTTAGGtaatagcaaaacaaacaaacaaacaaaacaacaaatctttggtctatatattttatttgctttttcaaagaaGTTCTGATCCTGGATGGTGTTGTTTGCATCacactttctaaaaaaaaaacaaccaccaaaccCAGTAATTATAAACACTGGACAACTGAAGAAGCAATAGACTAAGAGAGAGCTCCAATGTCACTGTAGCCTCTCTGTAACATGGGGTTTGGATTGGTAGAAGTAAGCTTTCTTTTTGCAAcctgcctttaaaaacaaaacaaaactctaaaaCGTGAATTCCTACATATTTAACCTTTTTCTCCATTGCAGCACTACTGCTAGCAGTGGTATGGAAAAGCCTGTAGCAGTGTAATGGCACTGACTGCTGTGTTTACTCCTGTCTATAGCAAGACTAAGATCTTACATGGCCCAGACAAGGCTTGCCTGTTCCTTGACTTATTCTCTAAATCTGCTCAGAGGCATGGCAACCTTTTATTAAGTATTCAAAAACTTTTTTACGAAGTTGTTACCAGTTC is a window encoding:
- the EFCC1 gene encoding EF-hand and coiled-coil domain-containing protein 1, producing MEPPEGWDPYGRPARRTQWLVSALAYHYGLDRGVENEIVVLATGLDQYLQEIFHHLDCAGEGRIPGEDFRTLCQVLGLGEEAAADPEERLALREGLAAELTFRQFHARLCGYFSTRAGSAPRRAVPRLPLGRESEHIETQIRLRSPRRRRRDAAGHGSAGRRGGGGEAERRPAAPCSRECYEEIVALEQAEDRIAKLEEENGNLRELVEDMRAALQSSDARCLALQVGLRKSHANHKEEGTCFIESKRQLTQDNSQTKYLQSVLKEVELIRSSRDGQIEEAIRFNQELERELKSSQEALVNLEDCNRNLKREQAEMRKKVEEARHAVLNSLGKVKELEVKANEVPHLQIYIQQLESELQHYRSEIVKFQLPSGSSPEEKDAAASPDGRYCLSVVQQDRISPTGGAGISENADDQLFRSVEGQAASDEEEEKWAGDQQSQVAQVKKILAKLPCCGSGCDEKLQKKLMSYLEITDADGSETAPAELEERNTQLTEQLELKGHEVKKLETNMEEMKGPLLTELQQKVEETEMLKMELQMLETERVRLSLVEEKLMDVLQLLQQLRDLNISKRALGKILLSTLESCRDPQHGKAHLFEVLDTLYQELTACELLQSQPLEKAQSCQSLSNPLVISC